A window of Ovis canadensis isolate MfBH-ARS-UI-01 breed Bighorn chromosome X, ARS-UI_OviCan_v2, whole genome shotgun sequence contains these coding sequences:
- the MED12 gene encoding mediator of RNA polymerase II transcription subunit 12 isoform X2 yields MAAFGILSYEHRPLKRPRLGPPDVYPQDPKQKEDELTALNVKQGFNNQPAVSGDEHGTAKNVNFNPAKISSNFSSIIAEKLRCNTLPDIGRRKPQVNQKDNFWLVTARSQSAINTWFTDLAGTKPLTQLAKKVPIFSKKEEVFGYLAKYTVPVMRAAWLIKMTCAYYAAISETKVKKRHIDPFTEWTQIITKCLWEQLQKMAEYYRPGPAGSGGCGSTIGPLPHDVEMAIRQWDYNEKLAMFMFQDGMLDRHEFLTWVLECFEKIRPGEDELLKLLLPLLLRYSGEFVQSAYLSRRLAYFCTRRLALQLDGVSSHSSHVMSAQSTSTLPTTPAPQPPTSSTPSTPFSDLLMCPQHRPLVFGLSCILQTILLCCPSALVWHYSLTDSRIKTGSPLDHLPIAPSNLPMPEGNSAFTQQVRAKLREIEQQIKERGQAVEVRWSFDKCQEATAGFTIGRVLHTLEVLDSHSFERSDFSNSLDSLCNRIFGLGPSKDGHEISSDDDAVVSLLCEWAVSCKRSGRHRAMVVAKLLEKRQAEIEAERCGESEAADEKGSIASGSLSAPSAPIFQDVLLQFLDTQAPMLTDPRSESERVEFFNLVLLFCELIRHDVFSHNMYTCTLISRGDLAFGAPGPRPPSPFDDPADDPERKEAEGSSSSKLEDPGLSESMDIDPSSSVLFEDMEKPDFSLFSPTMPCEGKGSPSPEKPDVEKEVKPPPKEKLEGTLGVLYDQPRHVQYATHFPIPQEESCSHECNQRLVVLFGVGKQRDDARHAIKKITKDILKVLNRKGTAETDQLAPIVPLNPGDLTFLGGEDGQKRRRNRPEAFPTAEDIFAKFQHLSHYDQHQVTAQVSRNVLEQITSFALGMSYHLPLVQHVQFIFDLMEYSLSISGLIDFAIQLLNELSVVEAELLLKSSDLVGSYTTSLCLCIVAVLRHYHACLILNQDQMAQVFEGLCGVVKHGMNRSDGSSAERCILAYLYDLYTSCSHLKSKFGELFSDFCSKVKNTIYCNVEPSESNMRWAPEFMIDTLENPAAHTFTYTGLGKSLSENPANRYSFVCNALMHVCVGHHDSDRVNDIAILCAELTGYCKSLSAEWLGVLKALCCSSNNGTCGFNDLLCNVDVSDLSFHDSLATFVAILIARQCLLLEDLIRCAAIPSLLNAACSEQDSEPGARLTCRILLHLFKTPQLNPCQSDGNKPTVGIRSSCDRHLLAASQNRIVDGAVFAVLKAVFVLGDAELKGSGFTVTGGTEELPEEEGGGGSGSRRQGGRNISVETASLDVYAKYVLRSICQQEWVGERCLKSLCEDSNDLQDPVLSSAQAQRLMQLICYPHRLLDNEDGENPQRQRIKRILQNLDQWTMRQSSLELQLMIKQTPNNEMNSLLENIAKATIEVFQQSAETGSSSGNAASNMPSSSKTKPVLSSLERSGVWLVAPLIAKLPTSVQGHVLKAAGEELENGQHLDTSSRKERDRQKQKSMSLLSQQPFLSLVLTCLKGQDEQREGLLTSLYSQVHQIVTNWKDDHYLDDCKPKQLMHEALKLRLNLVGGMFDTVQRSTQQTTEWAVLLLEIIISGTVDMQSNNELFTTVLDMLSVLINGTLAADMSSISQGSMEENKRAYMNLVKKLRKELAERQSDSLEKVYQLLPLPKPTRDVITCEPQGSLIDTKGNKIAGFDSIFKKEILFPLLQAFKVCVVFSKFQQLTISHFLEQGLQVSTKQKISPWDLFEGLKPSAPLSWGWFGTVRVDRRVARGEEQQRLLLYHTHLRPRPRAYYLEPLPLPPEDEEPPAPTLLEPEKKAPEPPKTDKPGAAPPSTEERKKKSTKGKKRSQPAVKTEDYGMGPGRSGPYGVTVPPDLLHHANPGSISHLSYRQSSIGLYTQNQPLPAGGPRVDPYRPVRLPMQKLPTRPPYPGVLPTTMTGVMGLEPASYKTSVYRQQQPAVPQGQRLRQQLQAKISQGMLGQSSVHQMTPSSSYGLQTSQGYTSYVSHVGLQQHTGPAGTMVPPSYSSQPYQSTHPSTNPTLVDPTRHLQQRPSGYVHQQAPTYGHGLTSTQRFSHQTLQQTPMIGTMTSLGPQGVQAGIRSASILPEQQQQQQQQQQQQQQQQQQQQQQQQQQYHIRQQQQQQQQQQILRQQQQQQQQQQQQQQQQQQQQQQAHQQQQQQAAPPQPQPQSQPQFQRQGLQQTQQQQQTAALVRQLQQQLSNTQPQPNTNIFGRY; encoded by the exons ATGGCGGCCTTCGGGATCTTGAGCTACGAACACCGGCCCCTGAAGCGGCCGCGGCTGGGGCCTCCTGATGTGTACCCTCAAGATCCCAAACAGAAGGAG GATGAATTAACGGCCTTGAATGTAAAACAAGGTTTCAATAACCAGCCCGCTGTCTCTGGGGATGAACATGGCACTGCCAAGAATGTCAACTTTAATCCTGCCAAG ATCAGTTCCAACTTCAGCAGCATCATTGCAGAGAAGTTACGTTGTAACACCCTCCCTGACATTGGTAGAAGGAAGCCCCAAGTGAACCAGAAGGACAACTTCTGGCTGGTGACTGCACGATCCCAGAGTGCCATTAATACTTGGTTTACTGATCTGGCTGGCACCAAGCCACTCACACAACTAGCCAAAAAG GTCCCCATTTTCAGTAAGAAGGAAGAAGTGTTTGGGTATTTAGCCAAATACACAGTGCCTGTGATGCGGGCTGCCTGGCTCATTAAGATGACCTGTGCCTACTATGCAGCAATCTCAGAGACCAAGGTTAAGAAGAGACATATTGACCCCTTCACAG AATGGACTCAGATCATCACCAAGTGCTTATGGGAGCAGCTTCAAAAGATGGCTGAATACTACCGACCAGGGCCTGCTGGAAGTGGGGGCTGTGGCTCCACTATAGGGCCCTTACCCCATGATGTTGAGATGGCAATCCGGCAGTGGGACTACAACGAGAAGCTGGCCATGTTCATGTTTCAG GACGGAATGCTGGACAGACATGAGTTCCTGACCTGGGTACTTGAGTGTTTTGAGAAAATCCGTCCTGGAGAGGATGAACTGCTTAAActgctgctgcccctgctgcTTCGA TACTCTGGAGAGTTTGTTCAGTCTGCATACCTCTCCCGCCGCCTTGCCTACTTCTGTACACGGAGACTGGCCCTGCAGCTGGATGGTGTGAGCAGTCACTCATCTCATGTGATGTCTGCTCAGTCGACAAGCACACTGCCCACCACCCCTGCTCCTCAGCCCCCAACTAGCAGCACACCCTCTACACCCTTTAGTGACCTGCTTATGTGCCCTCAGCACCGGCCCCTAGTTTTTGGCCTCAGCTGTATCCTTCAG ACCATCCTGCTGTGTTGTCCTAGTGCCCTGGTTTGGCACTATTCACTGACTGATAGTCGAATCAAGACTGGCTCACCACTTGACCACCTGCCTATTGCCCCCTCCAACCTGCCCATGCCAGAGGGCAACAGTGCCTTCACTCAGCAG GTTCGTGCAAAGTTGCGGGAGATCGAGCAACAGATCAAGGAGCGAGGACAGGCCGTTGAGGTTCGCTGGTCTTTTGATAAGTGCCAGGAAGCTACTGCAG GCTTCACCATTGGACGAGTACTCCATACTTTGGAAGTGTTGGACAGCCATAGTTTTGAACGCTCTGACTTCAGCAACTCTCTTGATTCCCTCTGTAATCGAATCTTTGGATTGGGGCCTAGCAAGGATGGGCATGAG ATCTCCTCAGATGATGATGCAGTGGTATCATTACTGTGTGAATGGGCTGTCAGCTGCAAGCGTTCTGGTCGGCATCGTGCGATGGTGGTAGCCaagctgctggagaagagacaggCAGAGATTGAGGCTGAG CGTTGTGGAGAATCGGAAGCTGCAGATGAGAAGGGTTCCATTGCCTCTGGCTCCCTTTCTGCTCCCAGTGCTCCCATTTTCCAAGATGTCCTCTTACAGTTTCTGGATACACAGGCTCCCATGCTGA cGGACCCCCGAAGTGAGAGTGAGCGAGTGGAATTCTTTAACTTGGTACTGCTGTTCTGTGAACTGATTCGACATGATGTTTTCTCCCACAACATGTACACTTGCACCCTCATCTCCCGAGGGGACCTTGCCTTCGGAGCCCCTGGTCCCCGGcctccctctccctttgatgacccGGCTGATGACCCAGAGCGCAAGGAGGCtgagggcagcagcagcagcaagctggaG GATCCAGGACTCTCAGAGTCTATGGACATTGACCCTAGCTCCAGTGTGCTCTTTGAGGACATGGAGAAGCCTGATTTCTCA TTGTTCTCCCCCACTATGCCCTGTGAGGGGAAGGGCAGTCCATCCCCTGAGAAACCAGATGTTGAGAAGGAGGTGAAGCCCCCACCCAAGGAGAAGCTAGAAGGAACCCTTGGGGTTCTTTATGACCAGCCGCGGCATGTGCAGTATGCCACACACTTTCCCATCCCCCAG GAGGAGTCATGCAGCCATGAGTGCAACCAGCGGTTGGTCGTACTGTTTGGGGTGGGAAAGCAGCGAGATGATGCCCGCCATGCCATCAAGAAAATTACCAAGGATATCCTGAAGGTTCTGAACCGCAAGGGGACAGCAGAAACTG ACCAGCTTGCTCCTATTGTGCCTCTGAATCCTGGAGACCTGACATTCTTAG GTGGGGAGGATGGACAGAAGCGGCGACGAAACCGACCTGAAGCTTTTCCCACTGCCGAGGATATCTTTGCTAAGTTCCAGCATCTTTCGCATTATGACCAACACCAGGTCACGGCTCAG GTCTCCCGGAATGTTCTGGAGCAGATCACGAGCTTTGCCCTTGGCATGTCGTACCACTTGCCTCTGGTGCAGCATGTGCAGTTTATCTTCGACCTCATGGAATATTCACTCAGCATCAGTGGCCTCATCGACTTTGCTATTCAG CTGCTGAATGAACTGAGTGTAGTCGAGGCCGAACTGCTTCTCAAATCCTCAGATCTGGTGGGCAGCTACACCACGAGCCTGTGCCTGTGCATCGTGGCTGTCCTGCGCCACTATCACGCCTGCCTCATCCTCAACCAGGACCAGATGGCACAGGTCTTTGAGGG GCTGTGTGGCGTAGTTAAGCATGGGATGAACCGGTCCGATGGTTCCTCTGCAGAACGCTGTATCCTTGCATATCTCTATGATCTGTACACCTCCTGTAGCCATTTAAAGAGCAAATTTGGGGAACTCTTCAG TGACTTCTGCTCCAAGGTGAAGAACACCATCTACTGCAATGTGGAGCCATCAGAGTCCAACATGCGCTGGGCACCTGAGTTCATGATCGACACTTTAGAGAACCCCGCTGCTCACACCTTCACCTACACGGGGCTAGGCAAGAGTCTTAGTGAGAACCCTGCTAACCGCTACAGCTTTGTCTGCAATGCCCTTATGCACGTCTGTGTGGGGCACCATGATTCGGATAG GGTGAATGACATCGCCATCCTGTGTGCAGAGCTGACCGGCTATTGCAAGTCACTGAGTGCAGAGTGGCTGGGAGTGCTTAAGGCCTTGTGCTGCTCCTCTAACAATGGCACTTGTGGTTTCAACGACCTCCTCTGCAATGTAGAT GTCAGTGACCTGTCTTTTCACGACTCCCTGGCCACTTTTGTTGCCATCCTCATCGCTCGGCAGTGTTTGCTCCTGGAGGATCTGATTCGCTGTGCGGCCATCCCTTCACTCCTTAATGCTG CTTGCAGTGAACAGGACTCTGAGCCAGGGGCCCGGCTTACCTGCCGCATCCTCCTCCATCTTTTCAAGACACCTCAACTCAATCCTTGCCAATCGGATGGAA ACAAGCCTACTGTAGGAATCCGCTCCTCCTGTGACCGCCACCTGCTGGCTGCCTCCCAGAACCGCATCGTGGATGGAGCTGTGTTTGCTGTTCTCAAGGCTGTGTTTGTACTTG GGGATGCGGAACTGAAGGGTTCGGGCTTCACTGTGACAGGAGGAACAGAAGAACttccagaggaggagggaggaggtggcAGTGGCAGTCGGAGGCAGGGTGGCCGCAACATCTCTGTGGAGACAGCCAGTCTGGATGTCTATGCCAAGTACGTGCTACGCAGCATCTGCCAGCAG GAATGGGTAGGAGAACGTTGCCTTAAATCGCTGTGTGAAGACAGCAATGACCTGCAAGACCCAGTGTTGAGCAGTGCCCAGGCCCAGCGCCTCATGCAGCTTATCTGCTACCCACATCGGCTGCTGGACAACGAGGATGGGGAAAACCCGCAGCGGCAACGCATTAAGCGTATTCTCCAG AACTTGGACCAGTGGACCATGCGCCAGTCTTCGTTGGAACTACAGCTCATGATCAAGCAGACCCCTAACAAT GAGATGAACTCCCTCTTAGAGAACATCGCCAAGGCCACAATCGAGGTTTTCCAACAGTCTGCAGAGACAGGGTCATCTTCTGGAAATGCTGCAAGCAACATGCCCAGCAGCAGCAAGACCAAGCCTGTGCTCAG CTCCCTAGAACGCTCGGGTGTATGGCTGGTGGCTCCTCTCATTGCCAAATTGCCCACCTCAGTCCAGGGGCATGTGTTAAAGGCTGCTGGGGAAGAATTGGAGAACGGCCAGCACCTGGACACCTCTTCCCGCAAAGAACGTGATCGACAAAAGCAAAAGAG CATGTCCCTGTTGAGCCAGCAGCCCTTCTTATCCCTGGTGCTGACATGTCTGAAGGGGCAGGATGAGCAGCGTGAGGGACTCCTTACCTCCCTCTACAGCCAGGTCCACCAG ATTGTGACTAACTGGAAAGATGACCATTATTTAGATGATTGCAAACCAAAGCAGCTAATGCATGAGGCACTCAAACTGCGGCTCAACCTG GTGGGGGGCATGTTTGACACAGTGCAGCGCAGCACCCAGCAGACCACGGAGTGGGCTGTGCTCCTCCTGGAGATCATCATCAGCGGCACTGTCGACATGCAGTCCAACAA TGAGCTCTTCACCACTGTCCTGGACATGCTAAGCGTGCTCATCAATGGGACCCTAGCTGCAGACATGTCCAGCATCTCCCAGGGCAGCATGGAGGAAAACAAACGTGCCTACATGAACCTGGTGAAGAAGCTGCGG AAAGAGTTGGCGGAACGCCAGTCGGATAGTCTGGAAAAAGTTTACCAGCTGCTGCCACTGCCCAAGCCGACTCGAGACGTGATCACGTGTGAGCCGCAGGGCTCCCTTATTGACACCAAGGGCAACAAGATTGCTGGCTTCGACTCCATCTTCAAGAAGGAG ATACTTTTCCCTCTCCTGCAAGCCTTCAAGGTCTGTGttgtattttccaagtttcaGCAGCTCactatttctcattttctggAGCAGGGTCTTCAGGTTTCCACCAAACAAAAGATCTCTCCCTGGGATCTTTTTGAGGGCTTGAAGCCATCAGCGCCACTGTCTTGGGGCTGGTTTGGAACAGTCCGGGTGGACCGGCGCGTGGCCCGTGGAGAGGAGCAGCAGCGACTGCTGCTGTACCACACACACCTGAGGCCCCGGCCCCGCGCCTACTACCTGGAGCCACTGCCACTGCCTCCAGAAGACGAGgaaccccctgcccccaccctgctaGAGCCTGAAAAAAAGGCTCCAGAGCCCCCCAAAACTGACAAACCTGGAGCTGCTCCACCCAGCACTGAGGAACGCAAGAAGAAGTCCACCAAGGGCAAGAAGCGCAGCCAGCCTGCCGTCAAGACAGAA GACTATGGAATGGGCCCAGGCCGAAGTGGCCCCTACGGAGTGACAGTACCTCCAGACCTCCTGCACCATGCCAACCCTGGCTCCATCTCCCACCTTAGCTATAGGCAGAGCTCCATAGGCCTCTACACCCAGAACCAGCCACTGCCAGCAG GTGGCCCCCGCGTGGATCCATATCGCCCCGTGCGGTTACCAATGCAGAAGCTGCCTACCCGCCCACCTTACCCCGGAGTGCTGCCCACGACCATGACTGGTGTCATGGGACTGGAACCTGCCTCCTACAAGACGTCTGTGTACCGACAGCAGCAGCCTGCAGTGCCCCAAGGACAGCGCCTTCGCCAACAGCTCCAGGCAAAGATA AGTCAAGGGATGTTGGGACAGTCATCTGTCCATCAGATGACTCCCAGTTCTTCGTACGGTTTGCAGACCTCCCAG ggCTATACTTCTTATGTTTCTCATGTGGGATTGCAGCAACACACAGGCCCTGCAGGTACCATGGTGCCCCCCAGCTACTCCAGCCAGCCTTACCAGAGCACCCACCCTTCTACCAATCCTACTCTTGTAGATCCTACTCGCCACCTGCAGCAGCGGCCCAGTGGCTATGTGCACCAGCAGGCCCCAACCTATGGACATGGGCTGACCTCCACTCAAAG GTTTTCCCACCAGACACTGCAGCAAACACCCATGATAGGCACCATGACCtcactgggcccccagggtgTCCAGGCCGGCATCCGGTCAGCTTCCATCCtgcctgagcagcagcagcagcagcagcaacagcagcaacagcagcaacagcagcaacagcagcaacagcagcagcagcaacagcagtaccATAtccggcagcagcagcagcagcagcagcagcaacagatccTGCGG cagcaacagcagcagcagcagcaacagcagcagcagcagcaacagcagcaacagcagcagcaacaagcacaccagcagcaacagcagcaggcgGCTCCtcctcagccccagccccagtcccAGCCCCAG TTCCAGCGCCAGGGGCTTCAGCAgacacagcaacaacaacagacaGCAGCTTTGGTCCGGCAGCTCCAACAACAGCTCTCCA ACACCCAGCCACAGCCCAATACCAACATATTTGGACGCTACTGA